From a region of the Buchnera aphidicola str. Ak (Acyrthosiphon kondoi) genome:
- a CDS encoding outer membrane protein assembly factor BamE translates to MNNYVKMLLIVIFFSSCSILDNKKYDSNFLEGINLNHNVLNKNYIGMTRQQIVYIFGMPIISDSFNDVYHYYVNNPKNNNVFQKKMLNFYFKDNKVLKFNFT, encoded by the coding sequence ATGAATAACTATGTCAAAATGCTATTGATAGTAATTTTTTTCTCTAGTTGTTCAATTTTAGATAACAAAAAATATGATTCTAATTTTTTAGAGGGAATAAATTTAAATCATAATGTATTGAATAAAAATTATATTGGGATGACAAGACAACAAATAGTTTATATATTTGGGATGCCTATTATTTCTGATTCGTTCAATGATGTATATCATTATTATGTCAATAATCCAAAAAATAACAATGTATTTCAAAAAAAAATGTTGAATTTTTATTTTAAAGATAATAAGGTTTTAAAGTTTAATTTTACATAG
- the grxD gene encoding Grx4 family monothiol glutaredoxin, which translates to MNIIETIKKQIKDNIILIYMKGTPESPSCGFSAQAVKALSICGEKFAYVDVLENTEIRNELPKYANWPTFPQLWIDGELIGGCSIILEMLENGQLRELISKTVKKYKI; encoded by the coding sequence ATGAACATTATTGAAACAATAAAAAAACAAATTAAAGATAATATTATTTTAATATACATGAAAGGTACTCCTGAATCTCCTAGTTGTGGTTTTTCTGCACAAGCAGTAAAAGCTTTATCAATTTGTGGGGAAAAGTTTGCTTATGTAGATGTTTTAGAAAATACTGAAATTAGAAATGAATTACCAAAATATGCAAATTGGCCGACATTTCCTCAATTATGGATAGATGGTGAACTAATTGGTGGTTGTAGTATTATACTTGAAATGTTAGAAAATGGTCAATTAAGAGAACTGATATCAAAAACAGTTAAAAAATACAAAATATAA
- the rnt gene encoding ribonuclease T, with the protein MSTIQEFNLLSNRFRTFYPVVIDIETAGFNASTDAVLEIAIITLKMDKSGWLEKENMLHFHVEPFKGSIINSDAIAFNKIDPFNPLRGAISEKIAIQSILKMVRKGIKIQGCSRGIVVAHNANFDHNFLMAAIQRVKIKNNPFHPFVTFDTAALSGLVVGQTVLSKACKAIGLSFDNHQAHSALYDTLQTADLFCELVNRWKRLGGWPLNMKKNNINNI; encoded by the coding sequence ATGTCTACCATTCAAGAATTCAATTTATTAAGTAATCGATTTCGTACTTTTTATCCTGTTGTTATAGATATTGAAACAGCAGGATTTAATGCAAGTACTGACGCAGTATTAGAAATTGCTATAATAACATTAAAAATGGATAAATCAGGATGGTTAGAAAAAGAAAATATGTTACATTTTCACGTAGAACCATTTAAAGGTTCTATAATAAATTCCGATGCAATAGCTTTTAATAAAATTGATCCATTTAATCCATTACGCGGTGCAATTAGCGAAAAAATAGCAATTCAATCTATATTAAAAATGGTACGTAAAGGTATTAAAATACAGGGATGCAGTCGAGGAATTGTTGTCGCACATAATGCTAATTTTGATCATAATTTTTTAATGGCAGCAATTCAAAGAGTAAAAATAAAAAATAATCCTTTTCATCCATTTGTTACATTTGATACAGCAGCGTTAAGCGGATTAGTAGTCGGTCAAACAGTTTTATCTAAAGCATGTAAAGCTATTGGCTTGTCATTTGATAATCATCAAGCCCATTCTGCACTTTATGACACTTTGCAAACTGCTGATCTTTTTTGTGAATTAGTAAATCGTTGGAAACGTTTAGGTGGATGGCCTCTTAACATGAAAAAAAACAATATTAATAATATATAA
- a CDS encoding Fe-Mn family superoxide dismutase: MTYTLPSLPYSYNALEPFFDEKTMIIHHTKHHQNYINNSNSILKNTPFSSLSIDELISIFNEIIVEDKNLLRNNAGGHINHSFFWTSLKLGTVLTNDLKIEIEKQFGTIEAFKEKFETVALNHFGSGWVWLVNQNGVLSIVSTINQDNPLMGKLISNTYGYPIIGLDLWEHAYYLKYQNRRLDYIKSFWNVVNWEKASDRLQK, encoded by the coding sequence ATGACTTATACTCTTCCTTCTTTACCTTATTCATACAATGCATTAGAACCATTTTTTGATGAAAAAACTATGATAATTCATCACACTAAACACCATCAAAATTATATTAATAACAGTAATTCTATTTTAAAAAACACACCTTTTTCTTCATTATCTATTGACGAATTAATATCTATCTTTAATGAGATTATTGTAGAAGACAAAAATTTGTTACGTAATAATGCAGGCGGTCATATCAATCATAGTTTTTTTTGGACAAGTTTAAAATTAGGTACAGTTTTAACAAATGATTTAAAAATAGAAATAGAAAAACAATTTGGTACGATTGAAGCTTTTAAAGAAAAATTTGAAACGGTGGCACTTAATCATTTTGGATCTGGTTGGGTATGGTTAGTAAATCAAAATGGTGTTTTATCTATAGTTTCCACTATTAATCAGGATAATCCTTTAATGGGTAAATTAATATCTAATACATATGGTTATCCTATTATTGGTTTAGATCTTTGGGAGCATGCTTATTATTTGAAATATCAAAATAGACGATTAGATTATATTAAGTCTTTTTGGAATGTTGTTAATTGGGAAAAAGCTTCTGATCGGTTACAGAAATAA
- the pth gene encoding aminoacyl-tRNA hydrolase gives MIVGLSNPKIEYHNTRHNVGSWYIYSLVKSCLKNLKKEKKFLGFTASFSLESSYIRCLIPDIFMNINGHSVFKMASFYNINLSEILIVHDDLELDPGIIKVKYSYGHNGHNGLRNIISIFNTQVNFYRFRIGIGRPINRDQIASFVLSSPTKKEKTLIQKSISHAIEENFISNILTF, from the coding sequence ATGATAGTTGGACTATCTAATCCAAAAATAGAATATCATAATACACGTCATAATGTAGGTTCTTGGTACATTTATTCTTTAGTAAAAAGTTGTTTAAAAAATCTAAAAAAAGAAAAAAAATTTCTCGGTTTTACTGCTTCTTTTAGTCTGGAGTCAAGTTATATTCGATGTCTTATTCCTGATATATTTATGAACATAAATGGTCATTCGGTGTTCAAAATGGCATCTTTTTATAATATTAATTTAAGCGAAATATTAATAGTTCATGATGATTTAGAACTTGATCCTGGGATTATAAAAGTTAAATATAGTTATGGACATAATGGACATAATGGTTTAAGAAATATTATTAGTATATTTAATACACAAGTCAATTTTTATCGATTTAGAATTGGTATCGGTCGTCCAATAAATCGTGATCAAATAGCTTCTTTTGTATTATCAAGTCCTACAAAAAAAGAGAAAACATTAATTCAAAAATCAATTTCACATGCAATAGAAGAAAATTTTATTTCGAATATTTTAACATTTTAA
- the ychF gene encoding redox-regulated ATPase YchF, translating to MGFKCGIIGLPNIGKSTLFNLLTKGNSEVANFPFCTIKPNIGIVPVFDERINNLNKIISTQKIVHAFIEFIDIAGLVKGASKGEGLGNQFLSNIRDTDAIAHVVRCFKNDNITHIYNRVQPTKDVDIINSELILSDFDLCEKTILHLQKKNLLKNNETEKKINVLKKCMDHLKKFLMLKTLNLNKDEKQLIRYLRFLTLKPTMYIANINEEKDSFYFLDQLNNMAKKESAIVVPINASLELDLIQMRNEEQKSFMQEFNIKTLGLNKIISSSYKLLNLITFFTVGKKEIRAWEILNGSTSIQAAHKIHSDFSKGFIRAQIIKYVDFIKYKSEAKIKEMGKFRTEGKQYYIQDGDIIHFLFNI from the coding sequence ATGGGTTTTAAGTGTGGTATTATAGGATTGCCTAATATTGGAAAATCTACTTTATTTAACCTTTTAACTAAAGGGAATTCAGAAGTTGCTAATTTTCCGTTTTGTACTATTAAACCCAATATAGGTATTGTTCCAGTTTTTGATGAACGTATTAATAATTTAAATAAAATTATTTCTACTCAGAAAATAGTTCATGCATTTATAGAATTTATAGATATTGCAGGTTTAGTTAAAGGAGCGTCTAAAGGTGAAGGATTGGGTAATCAATTTTTATCTAATATACGAGATACGGATGCTATAGCTCATGTTGTTCGTTGTTTTAAGAATGATAATATTACTCATATTTATAATCGAGTTCAACCTACTAAAGACGTAGATATTATTAATAGTGAACTTATATTGTCTGATTTTGATCTTTGTGAAAAGACTATATTACATTTACAAAAAAAAAATTTATTAAAAAATAATGAAACAGAAAAGAAAATTAATGTTTTAAAAAAATGTATGGATCATTTAAAGAAGTTTTTAATGTTAAAAACTCTTAATTTAAATAAAGATGAAAAACAATTAATTAGATATTTGCGTTTTTTAACTTTAAAACCAACAATGTATATTGCTAATATTAATGAAGAAAAAGACTCTTTTTATTTTTTAGATCAATTAAATAATATGGCTAAAAAAGAAAGTGCTATAGTTGTGCCAATTAATGCAAGTCTAGAGTTAGATTTAATTCAAATGCGAAATGAAGAACAAAAATCTTTTATGCAAGAATTTAATATAAAAACTCTAGGTTTGAATAAAATTATTTCTTCTAGTTATAAATTATTAAATTTAATAACTTTTTTTACTGTAGGAAAAAAGGAAATTAGGGCTTGGGAAATTCTTAATGGAAGCACTAGTATTCAAGCTGCTCATAAAATACACAGCGATTTTAGCAAAGGTTTTATTAGAGCACAAATTATTAAATATGTAGATTTTATAAAATATAAAAGTGAAGCAAAAATTAAAGAAATGGGGAAATTTAGAACTGAAGGAAAACAATATTATATTCAAGATGGTGATATTATTCATTTTTTATTTAATATTTAA